In the genome of Struthio camelus isolate bStrCam1 chromosome 34, bStrCam1.hap1, whole genome shotgun sequence, one region contains:
- the LOC104138026 gene encoding butyrophilin subfamily 3 member A2-like isoform X1, with protein sequence MCSYLAASLSDLVMQRILCTLGLGLSLLAPHPGSADISLSTSLLPVVGQLGQDVVIPCQLSPPAPLPGLEVRWRKYGLRTVNVHYYSGEGAQEMPGKGYEGRTELFPQEFSRGNVSLKLRSLRTEDAGSYQCFVGSQQRNLEAIALLQVEAVALVYLHVTRPEGSGLGLSCKSTGWFPEPTVRWLRLDGQALAMQPVTTITQDQQQLYTVQSHITVPGEKDAGEIWCIVQNSLTGAKLHSAIELEGDVFPRVSPWLPAFWVLLAFALLALAAGAFFTHRAKGKAAGRKAEQEAALLDKEKLMRTMEAENYDLRLQKERAMKELAFRRARSYQVTITLDSSHQHPELVVSENDRCVRCRPSSQGPAPRIAVGHPGFASQRAYWEVEVGDGADWAVGVLSESTRAQVRRGAVEERPKEGFWALRRTAGQHHIPEADTWLQTQEEAVVIGVYLDGEEGKLEFYDVPCMALIADMPVPDSEMLYPFLSPGPAIGGASGDPLRICPCSDWDFPQRLLAEKAAKDAQSKGGTEDGGHGTQEGSGNN encoded by the exons ATGTGCTCCTACCTTGCAGCTTCCCTGAGTGACCTGGTGATGCAACGGATACTCTGCACGCTCGGCCTGGGACTGTCCCTCCTGGCACCACATCCTGGCTCTG CGGACATCTCTCTgtccacctccctgctgcccgtGGTGGGGCAGTTGGGCCAGGATGTGGTGATACCCTGCCAACTCTCACCCCCGGCCCCTCTGCCTGGCCTGGAGGTACGCTGGAGGAAGTATGGCCTCAGGACTGTCAATGTTCACTACTACAGTGGAGAAGGAGCTCAGGAGATGCCAGGGAAAGGCTACGAGGGCCGGACAGAGCTTTTCCCCCAGGAGTTCAGCCGTGGGAATGTCTCTCTGAAGCTGAGGAGCCTTCGCACAGAGGATGCAGGGAGCTACCAGTGCTTTGTAGGAAGCCAGCAAAGAAACCTGGAAGCCATCGCTCTACTCCAAGTAGAAG CTGTAGCCCTGGTTTACTTACATGTCACACGGCCTGAGGGAtcagggctggggctgtcctgcaAATCCACTGGATGGTTCCCCGAGCCAACGGTCCGCTGGCTCAGGCTGGATGGGCAGGCCCTGGCAATGCAGCCAGTGACCACCATCACGCAGGACCAGCAGCAGCTCTACACCGTGCAGAGCCACATCACTGTCCCTGGAGAAAAGGATGCTGGTGAGATATGGTGTATTGTGCAAAACAGCCTGACAGGTGCCAAGTTGCATTCAGCCATTGAGCTTGAAG GAGACGTCTTCCCTCGAGTGTCTCCCTGGCTGCCTGCCTTCTGGGTGCTGCTCGCGTTTGCCCTCCTGGCCCTTGCAGCAGGTGCCTTTTTCACCCACCGAG CCAAGGGGAAGGCGGCGGGCAGGAAAGCTGAACAGGAGGCGGCTCTCCTGGACAAGG AAAAGCTGATGAGGACCATGGAAGCAG aaAACTATGACCTTCGACTCCAGAAAG AGAGAGCCATGAAAGAGCTGG CTTTCCGAAGGGCACGGAGCTACCAGG TGACCATCACCCTGGACTCAAGCCACCAGCACCCCGAACTTGTCGTGTCGGAGAACGACCGATGCGTCCGGTGCCGGCCCTCCTCGCAGGGGCCAGCCCCCCGCATCGCTGTGGGGCACCCGGGCTTTGCATCCCAACGGGCTTACtgggaggtggaggtgggggacGGGGCGGACTgggcggtgggggtgctgagcgaGAGCACCAGGGCCCAGGTGCGGCGAGGGGCGGTGGAGGAACGACCCAAGGAGGGCTTCTGGGCCCTGCGGAGGACGGCCGGACAGCACCACATCCCCGAGGCTGACACGTGGCTGCAGACCCAGGAGGAGGCAGTTGTCATCGGGGTGTATCTGGATGGAGAAGAGGGGAAACTCGAGTTTTATGACGTTCCCTGTATGGCCCTGATTGCGGACATGCCCGTGCCTGACTCGGAGATGCTCTACCCcttcctcagccctggccctgccaTCGGGGGGGCCAGCGGAGATCCCCTCCGCATCTGCCCCTGCAGCGACTGGGATTTCCCACAGCGATTATTGGCGGAGAAAGCTGCCAAAGATGCCCAGAGCAAGGGCGGTACAGAGGATGGCGGCCACGGCACCCAGGAAGGATCAGGAAACAATTAG
- the LOC104139879 gene encoding butyrophilin subfamily 3 member A2-like isoform X1 — protein MLTEIGVQVLECKAARLTFSTCNPKHPCSLIILLQQMRSLPRAPMTMYWWLCVVLFSAVCPSSGGVSLSSSQQPVVGVFGQDIVLPCQFSPSVRLRDMELLWRKDESEYIIIHSYMDKGSQERSGKGYEGRTELFPHEFIRGNLSLKLKSLRVKEAGNYQCFVRSAEGSYEALTELQIEATAPVHISLTGPEGSGLGLSCKSTGWFPEPTVRWLRLDGQALAMQPVTTITQDQQQLYTVQSHITVPGEKDAGEIWCIVQNSLTGAKLHSAIELEGDVFPRVSPWLPAFWVLLAFALLALAAGAFFTHRAKGKAAGRKAEQEAALLDKEKLMRTMEAENYDLRLQKERAMKELAFRRARSYQVTITLDSSHQHPKLVVSENDRCVRCRPSSQGPAPRIAVGHPGFASQRAYWEVEVGDGADWAVGVLSESTRAQVRRGAVEERPKEGFWALRRTAGQHHIPEADTWLQTQEEAVVIGVYLDGEEGKLEFYDVPCMALIADMPVPDSEMLYPFLSPGPAIGGASGDPLRICPCSDWDFPQRLVAEKAAKDAQSKGGTEDGGHGTQEGSGNN, from the exons ATGCTGACAGAGATTGGAGTCCAGGTCCTTGAATGCAAGGCAGCAAGGCTGACTTTTTCAACTTGCAACCCAAAACACCCCTGCTCTCTTATCATTCTCCTCCAACAGATGAG GTCTCTGCCCAGAGCGCCTATGACAATGTATTGGTGGCTTTGCGTGGTGCTCTTCTCAGCAGTATGTCCCAGCTCCG gtgGAGTCTCCCTCTCCAGTTCCCAGCAGCCAGTGGTGGGGGTGTTTGGCCAGGACATTGTCTTGCCCTGCCAGTTCTCACCCTCTGTCCGCTTACGTGACATGGAGCTCCTCTGGAGGAAAGATGAATCCGAATATATCATTATTCACAGTTACATGGACAAAGGAAGCCAGGAGCGGTCAGGGAAAGGCTACGAGGGCCGGACAGAGTTGTTCCCCCATGAGTTCATCAGGGGAAACCTCTCTCTGAAGCTGAAGAGCCTGAGGGTGAAGGAAGCTGGAAATTACCAGTGCTTTGTCAGAAGTGCAGAAGGAAGCTACGAGGCCCTCACTGAGCTCCAGATAGAAG CTACTGCACCTGTGCACATTTCTCTGACGGGACCTGAGGGAtcagggctggggctgtcctgcaAATCCACTGGATGGTTCCCCGAGCCAACGGTCCGCTGGCTCAGGCTGGATGGGCAGGCCCTGGCAATGCAGCCAGTGACCACCATCACGCAGGACCAGCAGCAGCTCTACACCGTGCAGAGCCACATCACTGTCCCTGGAGAAAAGGATGCTGGTGAGATATGGTGTATTGTGCAAAACAGCCTGACAGGTGCCAAGTTGCATTCAGCCATTGAGCTTGAAG GAGACGTCTTCCCTCGAGTGTCTCCCTGGCTGCCTGCCTTCTGGGTGCTGCTCGCGTTTGCCCTCCTGGCCCTTGCAGCAGGTGCCTTTTTCACCCACCGAG CCAAGGGGAAGGCGGCGGGCAGGAAAGCTGAACAGGAGGCGGCTCTCCTGGACAAGG AAAAGCTGATGAGGACCATGGAAGCAG aaAACTATGACCTTCGACTCCAGAAAG AGAGAGCCATGAAAGAGCTGG CTTTCCGAAGGGCACGGAGCTACCAGG TGACCATCACCCTGGACTCAAGCCACCAGCACCCCAAACTTGTCGTGTCGGAGAACGACCGATGCGTCCGGTGCCGGCCCTCCTCGCAGGGGCCAGCCCCCCGCATCGCTGTGGGGCACCCGGGCTTTGCATCCCAACGGGCTTACtgggaggtggaggtgggggacGGGGCGGACTgggcggtgggggtgctgagcgaGAGCACCAGGGCCCAGGTGCGGCGAGGGGCGGTGGAGGAACGACCCAAGGAGGGCTTCTGGGCCCTGCGGAGGACGGCCGGACAGCACCACATCCCCGAGGCTGACACGTGGCTGCAGACCCAGGAGGAGGCAGTTGTCATCGGGGTGTATCTGGATGGAGAAGAGGGGAAACTCGAGTTTTATGACGTTCCCTGTATGGCCCTGATTGCGGACATGCCCGTGCCTGACTCGGAGATGCTCTACCCcttcctcagccctggccctgccaTCGGGGGGGCCAGCGGAGATCCCCTCCGCATCTGCCCCTGCAGCGACTGGGATTTCCCACAGCGATTAGTAGCGGAGAAAGCTGCCAAAGATGCCCAGAGCAAGGGAGGTACAGAGGATGGCGGCCACGGCACCCAGGAAGGATCAGGAAACAATTAG
- the LOC104138026 gene encoding butyrophilin subfamily 3 member A2-like isoform X2 — MCSYLAASLSDLVMQRILCTLGLGLSLLAPHPGSADISLSTSLLPVVGQLGQDVVIPCQLSPPAPLPGLEVRWRKYGLRTVNVHYYSGEGAQEMPGKGYEGRTELFPQEFSRGNVSLKLRSLRTEDAGSYQCFVGSQQRNLEAIALLQVEAVALVYLHVTRPEGSGLGLSCKSTGWFPEPTVRWLRLDGQALAMQPVTTITQDQQQLYTVQSHITVPGEKDAGEIWCIVQNSLTGAKLHSAIELEGDVFPRVSPWLPAFWVLLAFALLALAAGAFFTHRAKGKAAGRKAEQEAALLDKEKLMRTMEADKHLGAPRAAPPGKHPWSGAMPLTPPSLPFQKTMTFDSRKVRSAEEGKGSCQKSGLWGPAKLPARLSTSCRCPGAGTERGSAPRRGHSHTTRHTAPGAFPRCPLCPHRLPHGPKPNPCRLPRGAARQGRKAAVATPLCKMSRIRSGWQAGSTAVRRVKE; from the exons ATGTGCTCCTACCTTGCAGCTTCCCTGAGTGACCTGGTGATGCAACGGATACTCTGCACGCTCGGCCTGGGACTGTCCCTCCTGGCACCACATCCTGGCTCTG CGGACATCTCTCTgtccacctccctgctgcccgtGGTGGGGCAGTTGGGCCAGGATGTGGTGATACCCTGCCAACTCTCACCCCCGGCCCCTCTGCCTGGCCTGGAGGTACGCTGGAGGAAGTATGGCCTCAGGACTGTCAATGTTCACTACTACAGTGGAGAAGGAGCTCAGGAGATGCCAGGGAAAGGCTACGAGGGCCGGACAGAGCTTTTCCCCCAGGAGTTCAGCCGTGGGAATGTCTCTCTGAAGCTGAGGAGCCTTCGCACAGAGGATGCAGGGAGCTACCAGTGCTTTGTAGGAAGCCAGCAAAGAAACCTGGAAGCCATCGCTCTACTCCAAGTAGAAG CTGTAGCCCTGGTTTACTTACATGTCACACGGCCTGAGGGAtcagggctggggctgtcctgcaAATCCACTGGATGGTTCCCCGAGCCAACGGTCCGCTGGCTCAGGCTGGATGGGCAGGCCCTGGCAATGCAGCCAGTGACCACCATCACGCAGGACCAGCAGCAGCTCTACACCGTGCAGAGCCACATCACTGTCCCTGGAGAAAAGGATGCTGGTGAGATATGGTGTATTGTGCAAAACAGCCTGACAGGTGCCAAGTTGCATTCAGCCATTGAGCTTGAAG GAGACGTCTTCCCTCGAGTGTCTCCCTGGCTGCCTGCCTTCTGGGTGCTGCTCGCGTTTGCCCTCCTGGCCCTTGCAGCAGGTGCCTTTTTCACCCACCGAG CCAAGGGGAAGGCGGCGGGCAGGAAAGCTGAACAGGAGGCGGCTCTCCTGGACAAGG AAAAGCTGATGAGGACCATGGAAGCAG ACAAGCACCTTGGTGccccacgggctgctccacccgGCAAGCATCCCTGGAGCGGGGCCATGCCCCTGAcacctccttctcttcccttccagaaAACTATGACCTTCGACTCCAGAAAGGTGAGGTctgcagaggagggaaaagggagctgCCAAAAAAGCGGGCTGTGGGGTCCCGCTAAACTCCCAGCAAGGCTGAGCACCTCCTGCAGGTGCCCAGGAGCTGGGACTGAGCGGGGATCAGCCCCCCGGAGAGGGCACTCACACACGACACGGCACACAGCCCCAGGCGCTTTTCCACGTTGTCCACTCTGCCCCCACCGTCTGCCCCACGGCCCAAAGCCGAACCCCTGTCGCTTGCCAAGGGGGGCGGCGAGGCAGGGGCGCAAAGCTGCTGTCGCAACACCCTTGTGCAAGATGAGCAGAATTCGCTCCGGATGGCAAGCGGGCTCCACAGCTGTCCGGAGAGTAAAGGAGTAG
- the LOC104139879 gene encoding butyrophilin subfamily 3 member A2-like isoform X2, with translation MSPEHLPSLLSLCRSLPRAPMTMYWWLCVVLFSAVCPSSGGVSLSSSQQPVVGVFGQDIVLPCQFSPSVRLRDMELLWRKDESEYIIIHSYMDKGSQERSGKGYEGRTELFPHEFIRGNLSLKLKSLRVKEAGNYQCFVRSAEGSYEALTELQIEATAPVHISLTGPEGSGLGLSCKSTGWFPEPTVRWLRLDGQALAMQPVTTITQDQQQLYTVQSHITVPGEKDAGEIWCIVQNSLTGAKLHSAIELEGDVFPRVSPWLPAFWVLLAFALLALAAGAFFTHRAKGKAAGRKAEQEAALLDKEKLMRTMEAENYDLRLQKERAMKELAFRRARSYQVTITLDSSHQHPKLVVSENDRCVRCRPSSQGPAPRIAVGHPGFASQRAYWEVEVGDGADWAVGVLSESTRAQVRRGAVEERPKEGFWALRRTAGQHHIPEADTWLQTQEEAVVIGVYLDGEEGKLEFYDVPCMALIADMPVPDSEMLYPFLSPGPAIGGASGDPLRICPCSDWDFPQRLVAEKAAKDAQSKGGTEDGGHGTQEGSGNN, from the exons ATGTCCCCAGAGCATCTCCCATCCCTGCTGTCTCTCTGCAGGTCTCTGCCCAGAGCGCCTATGACAATGTATTGGTGGCTTTGCGTGGTGCTCTTCTCAGCAGTATGTCCCAGCTCCG gtgGAGTCTCCCTCTCCAGTTCCCAGCAGCCAGTGGTGGGGGTGTTTGGCCAGGACATTGTCTTGCCCTGCCAGTTCTCACCCTCTGTCCGCTTACGTGACATGGAGCTCCTCTGGAGGAAAGATGAATCCGAATATATCATTATTCACAGTTACATGGACAAAGGAAGCCAGGAGCGGTCAGGGAAAGGCTACGAGGGCCGGACAGAGTTGTTCCCCCATGAGTTCATCAGGGGAAACCTCTCTCTGAAGCTGAAGAGCCTGAGGGTGAAGGAAGCTGGAAATTACCAGTGCTTTGTCAGAAGTGCAGAAGGAAGCTACGAGGCCCTCACTGAGCTCCAGATAGAAG CTACTGCACCTGTGCACATTTCTCTGACGGGACCTGAGGGAtcagggctggggctgtcctgcaAATCCACTGGATGGTTCCCCGAGCCAACGGTCCGCTGGCTCAGGCTGGATGGGCAGGCCCTGGCAATGCAGCCAGTGACCACCATCACGCAGGACCAGCAGCAGCTCTACACCGTGCAGAGCCACATCACTGTCCCTGGAGAAAAGGATGCTGGTGAGATATGGTGTATTGTGCAAAACAGCCTGACAGGTGCCAAGTTGCATTCAGCCATTGAGCTTGAAG GAGACGTCTTCCCTCGAGTGTCTCCCTGGCTGCCTGCCTTCTGGGTGCTGCTCGCGTTTGCCCTCCTGGCCCTTGCAGCAGGTGCCTTTTTCACCCACCGAG CCAAGGGGAAGGCGGCGGGCAGGAAAGCTGAACAGGAGGCGGCTCTCCTGGACAAGG AAAAGCTGATGAGGACCATGGAAGCAG aaAACTATGACCTTCGACTCCAGAAAG AGAGAGCCATGAAAGAGCTGG CTTTCCGAAGGGCACGGAGCTACCAGG TGACCATCACCCTGGACTCAAGCCACCAGCACCCCAAACTTGTCGTGTCGGAGAACGACCGATGCGTCCGGTGCCGGCCCTCCTCGCAGGGGCCAGCCCCCCGCATCGCTGTGGGGCACCCGGGCTTTGCATCCCAACGGGCTTACtgggaggtggaggtgggggacGGGGCGGACTgggcggtgggggtgctgagcgaGAGCACCAGGGCCCAGGTGCGGCGAGGGGCGGTGGAGGAACGACCCAAGGAGGGCTTCTGGGCCCTGCGGAGGACGGCCGGACAGCACCACATCCCCGAGGCTGACACGTGGCTGCAGACCCAGGAGGAGGCAGTTGTCATCGGGGTGTATCTGGATGGAGAAGAGGGGAAACTCGAGTTTTATGACGTTCCCTGTATGGCCCTGATTGCGGACATGCCCGTGCCTGACTCGGAGATGCTCTACCCcttcctcagccctggccctgccaTCGGGGGGGCCAGCGGAGATCCCCTCCGCATCTGCCCCTGCAGCGACTGGGATTTCCCACAGCGATTAGTAGCGGAGAAAGCTGCCAAAGATGCCCAGAGCAAGGGAGGTACAGAGGATGGCGGCCACGGCACCCAGGAAGGATCAGGAAACAATTAG
- the LOC104139879 gene encoding butyrophilin subfamily 3 member A2-like isoform X3, which translates to MTMYWWLCVVLFSAVCPSSGGVSLSSSQQPVVGVFGQDIVLPCQFSPSVRLRDMELLWRKDESEYIIIHSYMDKGSQERSGKGYEGRTELFPHEFIRGNLSLKLKSLRVKEAGNYQCFVRSAEGSYEALTELQIEATAPVHISLTGPEGSGLGLSCKSTGWFPEPTVRWLRLDGQALAMQPVTTITQDQQQLYTVQSHITVPGEKDAGEIWCIVQNSLTGAKLHSAIELEGDVFPRVSPWLPAFWVLLAFALLALAAGAFFTHRAKGKAAGRKAEQEAALLDKEKLMRTMEAENYDLRLQKERAMKELAFRRARSYQVTITLDSSHQHPKLVVSENDRCVRCRPSSQGPAPRIAVGHPGFASQRAYWEVEVGDGADWAVGVLSESTRAQVRRGAVEERPKEGFWALRRTAGQHHIPEADTWLQTQEEAVVIGVYLDGEEGKLEFYDVPCMALIADMPVPDSEMLYPFLSPGPAIGGASGDPLRICPCSDWDFPQRLVAEKAAKDAQSKGGTEDGGHGTQEGSGNN; encoded by the exons ATGACAATGTATTGGTGGCTTTGCGTGGTGCTCTTCTCAGCAGTATGTCCCAGCTCCG gtgGAGTCTCCCTCTCCAGTTCCCAGCAGCCAGTGGTGGGGGTGTTTGGCCAGGACATTGTCTTGCCCTGCCAGTTCTCACCCTCTGTCCGCTTACGTGACATGGAGCTCCTCTGGAGGAAAGATGAATCCGAATATATCATTATTCACAGTTACATGGACAAAGGAAGCCAGGAGCGGTCAGGGAAAGGCTACGAGGGCCGGACAGAGTTGTTCCCCCATGAGTTCATCAGGGGAAACCTCTCTCTGAAGCTGAAGAGCCTGAGGGTGAAGGAAGCTGGAAATTACCAGTGCTTTGTCAGAAGTGCAGAAGGAAGCTACGAGGCCCTCACTGAGCTCCAGATAGAAG CTACTGCACCTGTGCACATTTCTCTGACGGGACCTGAGGGAtcagggctggggctgtcctgcaAATCCACTGGATGGTTCCCCGAGCCAACGGTCCGCTGGCTCAGGCTGGATGGGCAGGCCCTGGCAATGCAGCCAGTGACCACCATCACGCAGGACCAGCAGCAGCTCTACACCGTGCAGAGCCACATCACTGTCCCTGGAGAAAAGGATGCTGGTGAGATATGGTGTATTGTGCAAAACAGCCTGACAGGTGCCAAGTTGCATTCAGCCATTGAGCTTGAAG GAGACGTCTTCCCTCGAGTGTCTCCCTGGCTGCCTGCCTTCTGGGTGCTGCTCGCGTTTGCCCTCCTGGCCCTTGCAGCAGGTGCCTTTTTCACCCACCGAG CCAAGGGGAAGGCGGCGGGCAGGAAAGCTGAACAGGAGGCGGCTCTCCTGGACAAGG AAAAGCTGATGAGGACCATGGAAGCAG aaAACTATGACCTTCGACTCCAGAAAG AGAGAGCCATGAAAGAGCTGG CTTTCCGAAGGGCACGGAGCTACCAGG TGACCATCACCCTGGACTCAAGCCACCAGCACCCCAAACTTGTCGTGTCGGAGAACGACCGATGCGTCCGGTGCCGGCCCTCCTCGCAGGGGCCAGCCCCCCGCATCGCTGTGGGGCACCCGGGCTTTGCATCCCAACGGGCTTACtgggaggtggaggtgggggacGGGGCGGACTgggcggtgggggtgctgagcgaGAGCACCAGGGCCCAGGTGCGGCGAGGGGCGGTGGAGGAACGACCCAAGGAGGGCTTCTGGGCCCTGCGGAGGACGGCCGGACAGCACCACATCCCCGAGGCTGACACGTGGCTGCAGACCCAGGAGGAGGCAGTTGTCATCGGGGTGTATCTGGATGGAGAAGAGGGGAAACTCGAGTTTTATGACGTTCCCTGTATGGCCCTGATTGCGGACATGCCCGTGCCTGACTCGGAGATGCTCTACCCcttcctcagccctggccctgccaTCGGGGGGGCCAGCGGAGATCCCCTCCGCATCTGCCCCTGCAGCGACTGGGATTTCCCACAGCGATTAGTAGCGGAGAAAGCTGCCAAAGATGCCCAGAGCAAGGGAGGTACAGAGGATGGCGGCCACGGCACCCAGGAAGGATCAGGAAACAATTAG
- the LOC104138014 gene encoding natterin-3, translated as MQTLKLWLGAALLFLSQGGVWANRADDGPLALMKMMGRKPFSLPGLSQTGSHAARRKREKQPSTYLKWVDFEGKLPAYAVSNWNDYTKRLEYICSTPQSECNTGVYVPSRGEFCFFPYGGRERKVSTFKVLVNEGNFEALEWVDASFGAVPENAVEGCPKVDVFVGRNQYGLGKIPKIHRAFFVVIDSEEVWYKWYQVLTVKKGSADVTISDVRYNMSRAVESQEDITLTTATVRNDGCQRVKKTVTLEGAAETEHDWKADQVLLADVRGILRAGVLAFNGTGWEVSTCINVTWIGGASTSRYTIHTRTAEVEVMPKTACTVALEGRRMTACVPFIAQLTRDFGDGELHHTNVMGLSESQEVTDVRVDMKQCWPIPNAPLCQA; from the exons ATGCAGACCCTCAAG CTTTGGCTTGgtgctgccctcctcttcctcagccagGGAGGAGTCTGGGCCAACAGAGCTGATGATGGCCCCCTAGCCCTGATGAAAATGATGGGAAGGAAGCCTTTCTCTCTCCCAG GCTTGAGCCAAACTGGCAGCCATGCCGCCCGGAGAAAACGTGAAAAGCAGCCTTCTACATATCTAAAGTGGGTGGATTTTGAAGGAAAACTGCCTGCCTATGCTGTGTCCAACTGGAATGATTACACCAAAAGGTTGGAGTATATCTGCTCGACGCCGCAGAGCGAGTGCAACACTGGAGTGTATGTCCCCAGCCGGGGTGAATTCTGCTTTTTCCCGTACGGAGGACGTGAGCGGAAAGTCTCCACATTTAAGGTGCTGGTAAATGAAGGTAACTTTGAAGCACTGGAGTGGGTGGATGCTTCCTTCGGTGCCGTTCCTGAAAATGCCGTGGAGGGCTGCCCCAAGGTGGACGTCTTTGTTGGCAGGAACCAGTATGGCTTGGGGAAAATCCCGAAGATACACAGAGCTTTCTTCGTTGTCATTGACAGTGAGGAGGTGTGGTACAAGTGGTACCAGGTCCTGACTGTGAAGAAAGGCTCTGCAGACGTAACCATCTCTGACGTCCGCTACAACATGAGCAGAGCAGTAGAAAGTCAGGAAGACATAACTCTAACGACAGCCACTGTGAGGAATGATGGTTGCCAAAGGGTGAAGAAAACTGTCACCCTTGAGGGGGCAGCTGAGACGGAGCATGACTGGAAGGCTGACCAGGTGCTTTTAGCTGATGTGCGGGGCATATTGCGTGCTGGTGTCCTGGCATTCAATGGGACGGGGTGGGAGGTTTCCACCTGCATCAATGTCACTTGGATCGGGGGAGCCAGCACCAGCAGGTACACCATCCACACCCGCACAGCAGAGGTGGAGGTGATGCCCAAGACGGCGTGCACTGTGGCCTTGGAGGGGCGCCGCATGACCGCCTGTGTCCCCTTCATTGCCCAGCTGACCCGTGACTTTGGTGATGGCGAGCTGCACCACACAAATGTGATGGGGCTCAGTGAGAGCCAGGAGGTCACGGATGTGAGGGTTGACATGAAGCAGTGTTGGCCCATCCCCAACGCCCCACTGTGCCAGGCATAG